In one Leptospiraceae bacterium genomic region, the following are encoded:
- a CDS encoding hybrid sensor histidine kinase/response regulator: MYTVLIVDDIPQNIQLLATLLSNEYRISIAESGTRALESIAISKPDLILLDIMLPDIDGYSICKKLKEAPSTREIPIIFLTAKTETEDVVKGFELGGADYVLKPFKFEELNARIKTHIALQESKKALQKLNKTKDRFFSIIAHDLKNPIAGQISLTEALLKKIDNLERTDFKRYIEMLHRSSGQNYRLLENLLEWARAQSGEIQFYPENVELKKLFKKIKDEIGSFASSKEIQIEFTDPIDLRIVVDKNMLLLILRNLIVNAIKFSYRNGLVFLGLKEDSSEFLFYIQDRGVGMSAEIINKLFKLGESVKQHGTERESGSGLGLILCAEFVNRHGGKIWVESEENKGSTFYFTIPKNISL, translated from the coding sequence ATGTATACGGTACTTATAGTCGATGATATACCTCAAAATATTCAATTGTTAGCAACTTTGCTTTCTAATGAATATCGAATTTCTATTGCCGAATCCGGTACTCGGGCTCTTGAATCAATAGCTATATCGAAGCCTGACTTAATCCTTCTCGACATCATGCTTCCTGATATAGATGGCTATAGTATTTGCAAAAAACTTAAAGAAGCTCCTTCAACAAGAGAGATTCCTATTATATTTCTTACAGCGAAAACAGAGACAGAGGATGTAGTGAAAGGTTTTGAATTGGGTGGAGCAGATTACGTGTTGAAACCCTTTAAGTTTGAAGAATTAAATGCAAGGATTAAAACCCATATAGCTTTGCAGGAAAGTAAAAAAGCATTACAGAAATTAAATAAAACGAAAGATCGTTTTTTCTCCATTATTGCTCATGATCTTAAAAATCCTATAGCAGGCCAAATAAGTCTTACTGAAGCTTTGCTTAAAAAAATTGATAATCTCGAAAGAACAGATTTTAAGCGTTATATTGAAATGTTACATCGTTCTTCAGGTCAAAACTATAGACTGCTTGAAAATCTTTTAGAGTGGGCCAGGGCCCAGTCTGGTGAAATTCAATTTTATCCCGAAAATGTTGAATTGAAGAAGCTTTTTAAAAAAATAAAAGATGAGATAGGAAGTTTTGCTTCAAGCAAAGAAATTCAAATTGAGTTTACTGATCCTATAGATTTAAGAATAGTAGTGGATAAGAATATGTTACTATTAATTCTTAGAAACCTTATTGTAAATGCTATTAAGTTTAGCTATCGAAATGGACTGGTTTTTTTGGGATTGAAAGAGGATTCATCAGAATTTCTTTTTTATATACAGGATCGTGGAGTAGGAATGTCGGCAGAAATTATAAATAAATTATTTAAACTCGGAGAAAGCGTGAAACAGCACGGAACGGAAAGAGAAAGTGGAAGTGGTCTTGGCTTGATTTTATGTGCAGAGTTTGTAAATCGACATGGTGGAAAAATTTGGGTAGAAAGTGAAGAAAATAAAGGAAGTACTTTCTATTTTACTATTCCTAAAAATATCTCATTATAG
- a CDS encoding AMP-binding protein, with amino-acid sequence MKELFEKLSLRQSSYSQLSLEKKYTELLILADNQFFSDGLLLPLISSSTRPILVDPGLHAQLDNLSSTNKFVFVRESLLEKIRIIPGFQYITERNFSKERTTYLAEYLGFMTSGTEGKPNIIWKSSNNLLSEVDVLKDLFAVNSSSRFLSSITTCHIYGFLWAYLLPQLYAKEVVSAGSLSSALKELSKGYDFWISSAPVLEAFKKTGEWQRNEVYANNIISSASVLNPDIAKYYESKPRVSVFEIYGSTETGGIAYRRTALHDSFIPFPKVKLSRKYTGNLCVKSSYVSEYSQRGEKQICIQDEDQFYEMGDWVELSPDGMRYKGRLDRLVKIKGKRIHLDELEILYYKDFNIKEKPICLFYKEELYLIIKRPGIPKSSFIAIIENNFPNYLKPTKIYYISYIPLLKDSKLDYKRIEKFLQKKLSGRQFI; translated from the coding sequence ATGAAAGAATTATTTGAAAAACTTTCTTTAAGACAGTCTTCCTATAGCCAACTGTCTCTTGAAAAGAAATATACAGAACTTCTAATCCTTGCTGATAATCAATTTTTTTCAGATGGTCTTTTATTACCCCTCATAAGTTCCTCAACTCGACCAATTTTAGTGGATCCCGGTCTACATGCACAGCTTGATAATTTAAGTTCTACAAATAAATTTGTATTTGTAAGAGAAAGCTTATTGGAAAAAATCAGAATTATTCCCGGGTTTCAGTATATTACAGAACGGAATTTTTCTAAAGAGAGAACAACTTACCTGGCTGAGTACCTTGGTTTTATGACCTCCGGTACAGAAGGAAAGCCAAATATAATATGGAAATCTTCCAATAATTTATTATCAGAAGTTGACGTATTGAAGGACTTATTTGCTGTAAACTCAAGTTCTCGTTTCCTTTCTTCAATAACGACCTGCCACATTTATGGTTTTCTATGGGCTTACTTACTCCCTCAATTATATGCTAAAGAAGTTGTGAGTGCAGGAAGTTTGTCTTCTGCTTTAAAGGAACTGTCAAAAGGTTATGATTTCTGGATAAGTTCAGCTCCGGTTTTAGAAGCTTTTAAAAAAACAGGTGAGTGGCAAAGAAATGAAGTATATGCGAATAATATAATATCTTCAGCATCCGTATTAAACCCGGACATAGCAAAATATTATGAATCTAAACCCAGGGTTTCAGTATTCGAAATTTATGGTTCTACTGAGACCGGAGGGATCGCATATAGAAGAACTGCTTTACATGATTCTTTTATTCCTTTTCCAAAAGTAAAGCTAAGTCGTAAATACACCGGGAATTTATGTGTGAAGAGTTCTTATGTTTCGGAATATTCACAAAGAGGAGAAAAACAAATTTGTATTCAAGATGAGGATCAGTTCTATGAAATGGGAGATTGGGTTGAGTTAAGTCCGGATGGAATGAGGTATAAAGGAAGGCTGGATCGACTGGTTAAGATAAAAGGAAAAAGGATTCATCTCGATGAGCTGGAAATTCTATACTATAAAGATTTTAATATAAAAGAAAAACCAATATGTTTATTCTATAAAGAGGAACTTTATCTAATTATAAAACGCCCGGGAATTCCCAAAAGTAGTTTTATAGCGATAATAGAAAATAATTTTCCAAATTATTTAAAACCCACTAAGATATATTATATATCTTATATACCTTTGTTAAAAGATTCTAAGCTTGATTATAAACGAATAGAAAAATTTTTACAAAAGAAGTTAAGTGGAAGACAGTTTATTTAG
- a CDS encoding response regulator codes for MRSLNQIKDLFQIPFSKSGSEKERKRVLLQISLFFLLAVMSLLNLSDWLGYPNTPVSSLIINGLSLIFFTILFLINKKKYNPLISFFIITIFQALAIYEVFLDKPFIEILFSNALITLTIISLVTLLYNPKFLFVIIFALMELIAFMILPSFFQNKGEQGKAVPYAIVVFYIMLIILITGKYYNKRLGEIHKSNRKLKILKEEAVMASRFKSEFLANMSHELRTPMNAIIGMINLVRLNEDTDEHKNYLDIINDSSEYLLSLINDILDISKIEAGYFKLNNSVFPLSELITSVESMFKYLAYDKSLELLVSLDKKLPIYIFSDMNRIKQVLFNLISNAVKFTGKGSIQLNVNLLSSSGDTLSIEFQVSDTGIGIKQEEIPKLFQRFYQTDSSKKIGNSSGLGLYICKKIISLMGGNISVKSKYGKGTKVSFSILSSLIEDKSIPKEVEKETNFELPSEMKILLVEDNLINLKILEKLIKTIKLEAETASNGKECIEKLSTYKADIIFMDLDMPIMDGIEATQFIRKSSFEYKDIPIIALSAHALPEIIDECKKNGMNDFISKPINIDKIYNILSKYSK; via the coding sequence ATGAGATCATTAAATCAGATAAAAGATTTATTTCAGATTCCTTTCTCCAAAAGTGGATCTGAAAAAGAAAGAAAAAGAGTATTACTCCAAATTTCTCTCTTTTTTCTCCTCGCTGTAATGTCCTTACTTAACCTTTCTGACTGGCTTGGATATCCAAATACACCGGTTTCATCCCTAATCATAAATGGACTCAGCCTAATCTTTTTCACAATATTATTCCTAATCAACAAAAAAAAATACAATCCTTTAATTTCCTTTTTTATTATCACCATTTTTCAGGCCTTAGCTATTTATGAAGTATTTCTTGATAAGCCTTTTATTGAAATCCTATTTTCAAATGCTCTTATTACTCTAACAATTATTTCACTGGTAACATTATTATATAATCCCAAGTTTTTATTTGTTATTATTTTTGCTCTTATGGAATTAATAGCATTTATGATATTACCTTCTTTTTTTCAAAACAAAGGAGAACAAGGGAAAGCAGTTCCGTATGCTATTGTTGTATTTTACATAATGCTTATAATCCTGATTACCGGAAAATATTATAATAAACGTTTAGGAGAAATACATAAAAGTAATCGTAAGTTAAAAATATTAAAAGAAGAAGCAGTAATGGCTTCCCGGTTTAAAAGTGAATTTTTAGCCAATATGAGTCATGAATTAAGAACTCCTATGAATGCAATTATCGGCATGATCAACCTTGTAAGACTCAATGAAGACACGGATGAACATAAAAATTATCTCGATATAATAAATGATTCTTCAGAATATTTACTTTCTCTAATAAATGATATTCTGGATATTTCCAAGATTGAAGCCGGATATTTCAAACTTAACAATTCAGTTTTCCCCCTTTCTGAATTAATAACTTCCGTTGAAAGTATGTTTAAATATCTGGCGTATGATAAGTCCCTGGAATTATTGGTTAGCCTTGACAAAAAACTACCTATTTACATTTTCTCTGATATGAATCGCATAAAACAAGTTCTTTTTAATTTGATAAGCAATGCAGTAAAATTTACAGGCAAAGGCAGTATTCAATTAAATGTTAATTTATTATCTTCTTCCGGAGACACTCTTTCTATAGAATTTCAGGTCTCCGATACCGGAATCGGAATAAAACAGGAAGAGATTCCTAAGCTATTTCAACGTTTTTATCAAACAGATTCATCAAAAAAAATAGGAAACAGTTCTGGTTTAGGACTTTATATATGCAAAAAAATCATTTCATTGATGGGAGGAAATATCTCTGTAAAAAGCAAATATGGCAAAGGAACAAAGGTAAGCTTTTCGATACTTAGTTCTTTAATAGAAGATAAATCAATTCCCAAAGAAGTAGAAAAAGAGACAAATTTTGAACTACCTTCAGAAATGAAAATTTTACTTGTTGAAGACAATTTAATAAATTTAAAAATCTTGGAAAAATTGATTAAAACAATAAAACTTGAAGCAGAAACTGCAAGCAATGGAAAGGAGTGCATTGAAAAACTTAGCACCTATAAAGCTGATATTATCTTTATGGATCTTGATATGCCGATAATGGATGGAATTGAGGCGACACAATTCATTCGTAAAAGTAGTTTTGAATATAAGGATATACCAATTATTGCGTTATCCGCACATGCACTACCAGAAATAATCGATGAATGTAAAAAAAACGGAATGAATGATTTTATTTCAAAACCAATAAATATAGATAAAATATATAACATTCTTTCAAAATACTCTAAATAA
- a CDS encoding Spx/MgsR family RNA polymerase-binding regulatory protein: protein MNLRVYEYNKCGTCRKALKYLNEKGILFKSIPIRENPPSKTEIKKMLKYLGGDSRRLFNTSGSDYKELKLKDKLKEMSIEEQINLLSSNGNLIKRPFVLGKDFGLIGFKEEEWEEIFKEK from the coding sequence ATGAATTTAAGAGTATATGAATATAATAAATGTGGAACCTGCCGTAAAGCATTAAAATACTTAAATGAAAAAGGTATTTTATTTAAAAGCATTCCTATCCGAGAAAACCCTCCAAGTAAAACGGAAATAAAGAAGATGTTAAAATATCTCGGAGGAGATTCCAGGCGCTTATTTAACACATCCGGAAGCGATTATAAAGAACTAAAATTAAAAGATAAATTGAAAGAGATGTCCATCGAAGAGCAAATTAATCTTCTGTCTTCGAATGGAAATTTAATAAAGCGTCCTTTTGTTTTAGGAAAAGATTTTGGTTTAATTGGATTTAAAGAAGAAGAATGGGAAGAAATTTTCAAAGAAAAATAA
- a CDS encoding PAS domain S-box protein has translation MKKKFPTILVLEDEPIFQELIKQSLEISSAQIITCSTAKKAIEELHFRKIDLVLLDLNLPDAFGIDVCKSILELKPGLPLIFLTSEDSESIIAEAFDAGAVDFIRKPFSSLELKSRIKLHLDLSIMKDELKNENFELNQTREELYISNRRLRSFIDNNSLGIIEMDPDTRILRCNYAAEKIFGYKEEELVGKLLLDIIVTENTRNKFIASLMEVSTTPRYINSLNGNKRKDGQIIICEWNHTLILDSTGEKIGFISLVQDVTENVKMKESMEKGFLTLNMLMDTSPDAILSLDPDEHILSTNSIACDLFGYSEEELVGIFFDKLLTKESSILYHEKMEEYFKNQTFSGSNILSLYGQKKSGKTFPFRFIIKEIKYNEFEKLFIVLIQDETEKKKQEEKIQEIEHKYEEDLKRSYIRFSMVERTAQIGVWEWNSNEGKVFWSEGTERIFGLQPGSFSGTLEEYLSYVYVDDKKKLLKTIDDSIKNKTDYLIEHRIIRKDGKLRWVSCKGNLVTPGIGNYTFMLGIIYDITERKNTEIALQESEALKGAVYNTIKVGVCLTDENGIFFQVNRAYCELYGYSEEELLGESFLKIVPEENRYNTWLLYNDFLSGKPEMPAEWKVLHKDGRLIDVFVTASIYETEDKKRYKVTSVLDISDRVKAEEILKKAKETAELANRAKSEFLANMSHEIRTPMNSILGFTEVLGSRLKDQDLLPYLKNISSSGKTLLTLINDILDLSKVESGKLELHPSPVSLRNIIQEIENIFKDKFIAKGIIFESDISPELPESIYLDEVRIRQILLNLIGNAYKFTHKGRVMLQVEILENKAVSDFFSLRISVIDTGIGIPIEEQTNIFEDFSQVKGTSLKYGGTGLGLAISNKLVKMMKGVIELESVPGEGSSFHVVLHEVKKSMTLLLERQDIETDNIYFDPFRILLVDDISSNRELIKSYLEEQDVSIMEAANGKEALKTLENYNPDIIILDLVMPEMSGYELAHLLRKSPEWNQRPIIGITASVMNLSERKKNQMFNSILFKPISKAIFLQELQKYLPYKESKENLMVLYDTPTLRAMNSRDDLYRELERIKRENWENLSKVLYLDEIQSFIRELSLLLNKNSCSMLENYVKALEQGLESFNMEKIRSGIAAYPAFLEQILEEFKKTENKEDL, from the coding sequence ATGAAAAAAAAGTTTCCGACAATTCTTGTACTTGAAGATGAACCAATTTTTCAAGAATTGATCAAGCAAAGTCTGGAGATAAGTTCTGCTCAGATTATTACATGTTCGACAGCAAAAAAAGCAATTGAAGAATTACATTTTCGAAAAATTGATCTTGTCTTGTTAGATCTTAACTTACCTGATGCTTTCGGGATAGATGTCTGTAAAAGTATACTGGAATTAAAACCCGGATTACCTCTTATCTTTTTAACATCTGAAGATTCTGAATCAATCATCGCTGAAGCATTTGATGCAGGGGCTGTTGATTTCATAAGAAAACCTTTTTCCTCTTTAGAATTAAAATCAAGAATCAAACTTCATCTTGATCTTTCAATAATGAAGGATGAACTAAAGAATGAAAATTTTGAATTAAACCAGACCAGAGAGGAATTATACATATCGAATAGAAGATTACGATCTTTTATTGATAATAATTCCTTAGGCATTATTGAGATGGATCCGGATACGAGAATATTACGTTGTAATTATGCAGCGGAAAAGATTTTCGGCTATAAGGAAGAAGAACTCGTTGGTAAACTATTGTTAGATATTATTGTAACTGAAAATACTCGAAACAAATTCATTGCAAGTTTAATGGAAGTTTCAACTACTCCGAGGTACATCAACAGTTTAAATGGAAATAAACGTAAAGATGGACAGATAATCATTTGCGAATGGAATCATACTCTAATATTAGATTCTACAGGTGAAAAGATAGGCTTTATTTCTCTGGTTCAGGATGTTACAGAAAATGTAAAAATGAAAGAAAGCATGGAGAAAGGTTTTTTAACTTTAAATATGTTGATGGACACTTCTCCTGATGCAATTTTGAGTCTTGATCCTGATGAGCACATTCTTTCTACGAATTCTATAGCCTGTGATCTATTTGGTTATTCTGAGGAAGAACTTGTAGGTATTTTTTTTGATAAACTTCTGACTAAAGAGAGTTCTATTCTTTATCATGAAAAAATGGAAGAATATTTTAAAAATCAAACATTCTCCGGTAGCAACATCCTTTCCTTATACGGACAAAAGAAAAGTGGTAAAACATTCCCATTTCGCTTTATAATAAAAGAAATTAAATATAATGAGTTTGAAAAGCTTTTTATTGTGCTTATTCAGGATGAGACAGAAAAAAAGAAGCAGGAGGAAAAAATTCAGGAAATAGAACATAAGTACGAAGAAGATTTAAAACGCTCTTATATCCGTTTCTCCATGGTTGAAAGAACAGCACAGATTGGTGTCTGGGAGTGGAATTCAAATGAAGGAAAGGTTTTTTGGTCAGAAGGAACTGAACGGATATTTGGATTACAACCAGGAAGCTTTTCCGGAACATTAGAAGAATATTTGAGTTACGTGTATGTGGATGATAAGAAAAAGTTATTAAAAACTATAGACGATTCTATTAAAAATAAAACAGACTATTTAATTGAACATAGAATTATAAGAAAGGACGGGAAGCTTCGCTGGGTAAGCTGTAAGGGAAATTTGGTAACTCCCGGCATAGGAAATTACACATTTATGTTGGGAATTATTTATGATATTACAGAAAGGAAAAATACAGAGATTGCCCTACAGGAAAGCGAGGCCCTGAAAGGTGCAGTGTATAATACTATCAAAGTTGGGGTTTGTTTGACAGATGAGAACGGAATTTTTTTCCAGGTAAATCGTGCTTATTGTGAATTATATGGATATTCGGAAGAAGAATTATTAGGGGAAAGTTTTTTAAAAATTGTTCCTGAAGAAAATCGCTATAATACCTGGCTCTTATATAATGATTTTCTAAGTGGAAAGCCGGAAATGCCGGCTGAATGGAAGGTTTTGCATAAAGATGGTAGGTTAATTGATGTTTTCGTAACAGCTTCTATTTATGAAACGGAGGATAAAAAACGTTATAAAGTTACCTCTGTACTTGATATTTCGGATAGGGTTAAAGCTGAAGAGATCTTGAAAAAGGCTAAGGAAACCGCAGAATTGGCCAATCGTGCAAAAAGTGAATTCTTAGCTAATATGAGCCATGAAATCAGGACTCCTATGAACTCTATATTAGGCTTTACAGAAGTATTGGGCTCAAGACTTAAAGATCAAGATTTACTTCCTTATTTAAAAAATATTTCATCCAGCGGTAAAACCTTACTAACTTTAATTAATGACATTTTAGATTTATCCAAGGTAGAATCAGGGAAATTAGAATTACATCCGAGTCCTGTCTCTTTAAGAAATATCATCCAGGAAATCGAAAATATTTTTAAAGACAAGTTCATAGCCAAAGGAATTATTTTTGAATCTGATATTTCTCCTGAACTTCCTGAGAGTATTTACCTCGATGAAGTTCGCATTCGTCAAATATTACTCAATCTAATTGGTAACGCATATAAGTTTACACATAAAGGAAGAGTAATGCTGCAAGTTGAAATATTAGAGAACAAAGCTGTGAGTGATTTCTTCAGCTTAAGAATATCGGTAATCGATACAGGTATCGGTATTCCTATAGAAGAGCAGACTAATATTTTCGAAGATTTTAGTCAGGTAAAAGGAACTTCATTAAAATATGGAGGAACCGGACTTGGTTTAGCTATCAGTAATAAGCTGGTAAAGATGATGAAGGGAGTTATTGAATTAGAAAGTGTTCCCGGTGAAGGTAGTTCATTTCATGTAGTTCTTCATGAAGTAAAAAAATCCATGACCCTTCTCTTAGAGAGACAGGACATTGAGACTGACAACATCTATTTTGATCCTTTTCGTATATTACTTGTCGATGATATTTCCAGCAATCGAGAACTTATCAAATCTTATTTGGAAGAACAAGATGTTTCTATCATGGAAGCAGCTAATGGAAAAGAAGCTTTAAAAACCTTAGAAAATTATAATCCGGATATTATTATTTTAGATCTGGTTATGCCTGAAATGAGTGGATATGAATTAGCACATCTTCTTCGAAAATCTCCAGAATGGAATCAAAGACCTATAATAGGAATTACCGCATCGGTGATGAACCTTTCAGAAAGAAAGAAAAATCAAATGTTTAATTCAATATTGTTCAAACCGATTTCTAAGGCGATTTTTTTACAAGAATTACAGAAATATTTACCCTATAAAGAGTCTAAGGAGAACTTAATGGTCTTATATGATACTCCTACTTTAAGAGCAATGAATAGTAGGGATGATTTATACCGGGAGCTTGAAAGGATCAAAAGAGAAAACTGGGAGAATTTAAGTAAAGTCTTATATTTAGATGAAATTCAATCCTTTATAAGGGAGTTAAGTTTATTACTAAATAAAAATAGTTGTTCCATGCTGGAGAATTATGTAAAAGCACTGGAACAGGGCCTTGAAAGTTTTAATATGGAAAAAATACGCTCCGGTATTGCTGCCTATCCTGCATTTTTAGAGCAGATTTTAGAAGAATTTAAAAAAACAGAAAATAAGGAGGATTTATAA
- a CDS encoding NAD-binding protein, whose translation MLLSEYLKNFIRPFIYLVVLLLVGTSGYRIIEKWNTIDSLYMTVITITTVGFGEIHPMSNSGRLFTIGLLIGGVGFYGVVANSLIKNFIEIKFKDMVASLKMKAKVENMKDHYVICGGGRMAVAVGKELERSRKKFVFIENNPDAPVMEKEGDWPIIKKDALLDETLEEARIEYAVGLAAVLQSDSDNLYVVLSARRFNPNLYIVTRISFESTQSKMLQAGANKVVSPYVMGGRQIARSFISPEVSEFLEIFMDKASIDFEFKLHEITEGDPNLNRKIREANYRNEGFMVISIRTKEQNMIFAPDAEFVLAKGSEVLLLGRVSVEDSN comes from the coding sequence ATGTTATTATCAGAATATTTGAAAAATTTCATAAGACCCTTTATTTATCTTGTTGTTCTTTTGTTAGTGGGTACATCCGGTTATCGAATCATAGAAAAGTGGAATACAATTGATTCTCTCTATATGACGGTAATTACAATCACGACAGTTGGGTTTGGAGAAATTCATCCCATGTCCAATTCAGGAAGGCTTTTTACTATTGGACTTTTAATTGGAGGCGTGGGATTTTACGGGGTTGTGGCTAATAGTTTAATTAAAAATTTTATCGAAATAAAATTCAAAGATATGGTTGCGAGCTTGAAAATGAAAGCTAAAGTCGAAAACATGAAAGACCATTATGTAATATGTGGTGGTGGACGAATGGCTGTTGCTGTTGGGAAAGAATTGGAACGTTCCCGGAAAAAGTTTGTCTTTATTGAAAATAACCCGGATGCACCCGTAATGGAAAAGGAAGGAGACTGGCCGATTATAAAAAAAGATGCACTACTGGACGAAACCCTTGAAGAAGCCAGGATAGAATACGCAGTAGGACTCGCCGCTGTTTTGCAATCTGATTCTGATAATTTGTATGTTGTGCTGTCGGCAAGAAGATTTAATCCGAATCTATATATCGTTACTCGAATTTCTTTTGAATCTACCCAATCAAAAATGTTACAAGCCGGGGCAAACAAAGTGGTATCTCCTTATGTAATGGGTGGAAGGCAAATTGCCCGAAGTTTTATTAGTCCCGAAGTCAGTGAATTTTTAGAAATCTTTATGGATAAAGCCAGTATTGACTTTGAATTTAAACTGCATGAAATTACAGAAGGAGATCCAAATTTAAATCGTAAGATCCGAGAAGCAAATTACCGGAACGAAGGATTTATGGTAATTAGTATTCGCACAAAAGAACAAAATATGATCTTTGCTCCTGATGCTGAATTTGTTCTGGCAAAAGGTTCTGAAGTTTTACTTTTAGGCAGGGTATCCGTTGAAGATTCTAATTAG